In one Arachis duranensis cultivar V14167 chromosome 9, aradu.V14167.gnm2.J7QH, whole genome shotgun sequence genomic region, the following are encoded:
- the LOC107467724 gene encoding probable pectate lyase 4 has protein sequence MVSVLPYADVDSSLRALAGSAEGFGRHAIGGLHGSLYVVTTLSDDGPGSLRQGCREKEPLWIVFGVSGTIHLSSYLSVSSYKTIDGRGQRIKLTGKGLRLKECEHIIVCNLEFEGGRGHDVDGIQIKPNSRHIWIDRCSLRDYDDGLIDITRQSTDITVSRCYFAQHDKTMLIGADPSHVGDRCIRVTIHHCFFDGTRQRQPRVRFGKVHLYNNYTRNWAIYAICASVESQIYSQCNIYEAGAKKKTFEFYTEKAADKEVARSGTIVSEGDMLLNGAQPCLLTRNNEEAMFHPSEYYPTWTMESADHSLREILQLCSGWQSIARPKDNLVPN, from the exons ATGGTGTCGGTGCTGCCGTATGCAGATGTTGATTCCAGTTTGAGGGCCCTTGCTGGTTCCGCCGAGGGCTTCGGCCGCCACGCCATTGGTGGCCTCCACGGTTCTCTCTATGTCGTCACCACCCTTTCAG ACGATGGTCCGGGATCCCTTCGCCAGGGGTGTCGTGAAAAGGAGCCACTGTGGATTGTTTTTGGAGTCTCTGGTACAATTCACCTTTCGTCGTACCTGAGTGTGTCATCTTACAAAACAATTGATGGCCGAGGGCAGAGGATAAAACTAACTGGAAAGGGTTTAAGGCTGAAAGAATGTGAGCACATAATTGTATGCAACCTTGAGTTTGAGGGTGGTAGGGGTCATGATGTCGACGGCATTCAGATAAAACCAAATTCCAGGCACATATGGATAGATCGATGCAGCCTTCGTGATTACGACGATGGGCTTATAGACATTACAAGACAAAGCACAGATATTACTGTATCTAG ATGTTACTTTGCGCAGCATGACAAGACCATGCTGATTGGAGCTGATCCATCACATGTTGGTGATAGGTGCATCCGGGTAACAATTCATCATTGTTTCTTCGATGGAACACGGCAAAGACAACCTCGTGTGAGATTTGGAAAAGTTCATCTGTACAACAATTACACCAGAAATTGGGCTATATATGCTATTTGTGCTAGCGTCGAATCTCAG ATATACTCCCAGTGCAACATATACGAAGCAGGAGCTAAGAAGAagacttttgaattttatacCGAGAAG GCGGCAGATAAGGAAGTGGCGAGGTCTGGCACAATTGTATCTGAAGGAGACATGCTTCTGAATGGTGCTCAGCCATGCTTACTAACACGAAACAATGAAGAAGCAATGTTCCATCCAAGTGAATACTATCCAACATGGACAATGGAATCAGCTGACCACTCTCTCAGAGAGATCCTCCAGTTGTGTTCAGGTTGGCAATCCATTGCTAGGCCAAAAGACAATCTGGTTCCCAATTAA